A region of Propionispora hippei DSM 15287 DNA encodes the following proteins:
- a CDS encoding ammonia-forming cytochrome c nitrite reductase subunit c552, with amino-acid sequence MNKPQKFLIAFLTTMVVVFGAVVIRVWALKPPVGFKVAAIPAGEYDPAVWGKSYPLQYKSFQKNLESAPSPTGYGGSVKEQKADRQPEIYTNFKGNPFSKDYTEDRGHPYSLEDLRESKRIGPTSKGACITCKTPQLEVFYNEMGWSYANKPLEELLNRSQHPVSCANCHDPETMSLRVINPAFIEAMARRGYDVTKASREEMRSFVCGQCHAEYYFAPGSSQVIFPWDKGVTPQEMYQYYAAKPNGFGQDFFQPDSQVPVLKAQHPDFEEWQNGTHGKFGVSCADCHMPYMRENGRKYSSHWITSPLRTIEDSCFPCHTENRDQLYNQVKATQDNVWQLQHTAGLLVARGHAAIAKAATMPGVNREELDKSRELLRRAQWYWDFLAASNSMGFHNSVQGLNTLGQSIDLANQSIDAANRAAGVNTL; translated from the coding sequence GTGAATAAACCACAAAAGTTTCTCATTGCCTTTTTAACCACCATGGTCGTAGTTTTTGGTGCTGTGGTAATCCGGGTGTGGGCGCTGAAACCGCCGGTTGGCTTTAAGGTAGCAGCTATCCCCGCCGGTGAATATGATCCGGCCGTATGGGGGAAAAGCTATCCGCTCCAGTATAAAAGTTTTCAGAAGAATCTGGAGTCCGCTCCTTCTCCCACCGGCTATGGCGGCAGTGTTAAAGAGCAGAAGGCCGACCGGCAGCCGGAAATTTATACAAACTTCAAGGGCAATCCTTTTAGCAAGGACTATACGGAAGACCGGGGGCATCCCTATTCGCTGGAAGATCTGCGGGAATCAAAGCGCATCGGACCGACCAGCAAAGGAGCCTGCATTACCTGTAAAACACCGCAATTGGAAGTTTTTTATAATGAAATGGGCTGGTCTTACGCCAATAAGCCGCTGGAGGAGCTATTGAACCGGTCGCAGCATCCCGTTAGCTGTGCCAACTGTCATGATCCGGAAACTATGAGCCTGCGGGTTATCAATCCGGCCTTCATCGAAGCTATGGCCCGGCGCGGCTATGATGTGACCAAGGCCAGCCGGGAGGAAATGCGCAGTTTTGTCTGCGGTCAGTGCCATGCGGAATATTACTTCGCCCCCGGCTCCTCGCAGGTTATTTTCCCTTGGGATAAGGGAGTAACACCGCAGGAGATGTATCAATATTATGCGGCGAAACCCAATGGTTTTGGCCAGGATTTTTTTCAGCCCGACTCGCAGGTCCCTGTACTAAAAGCGCAGCATCCCGATTTTGAGGAATGGCAGAACGGCACTCACGGTAAGTTCGGCGTGTCCTGCGCCGACTGTCACATGCCTTATATGCGGGAAAATGGCAGAAAATACTCATCCCACTGGATAACCAGTCCGCTGAGAACTATCGAGGATTCCTGTTTTCCCTGTCATACGGAAAACCGCGATCAATTGTATAATCAGGTAAAGGCCACCCAGGACAATGTATGGCAGTTACAGCATACGGCAGGCTTGCTGGTGGCCAGGGGACATGCCGCCATTGCCAAGGCTGCGACTATGCCGGGAGTCAACCGGGAGGAGCTGGATAAGTCCCGTGAACTGTTGCGCCGGGCCCAGTGGTATTGGGACTTTCTGGCCGCCTCGAACAGCATGGGCTTTCATAATTCGGTGCAGGGCTTGAATACGCTGGGACAGTCCATTGATTTGGCCAACCAGTCCATCGATGCCGCAAATCGTGCCGCAGGCGTAAATACGTTGTAA
- a CDS encoding copper amine oxidase codes for MKSFTKIAQVVAMSILLTGGAAVALAAGQTVSLSLDPLVQPELQVTASGYGGKLLLSDSPEMVPADGITYQDVVQGDARLFFHHVNDTKIDKRIAVVFRNQGDQPAKITVYQKGISGPGYNYLDIGKAVQTQYMKGLDIQNLTVPAHGQVSLVDTVVKPNMLLNGMFDFTSDQPVLVSVMMLPKDISIKRFLSQANVLPPDQYRLRGTFDGRDRLFIPGKVYDAATDGPVVLTLADNKIDQYLWGIDATDGSRVQNYGNYGVVYKLFLPSEHADRLSVYLNPRGGEYAGAMGIKYRQVTESPVNTPADRLSIGGRTEDGQASYVGTYDAGQSLWLTFSPPGASNLPVKLLIIPEQQTSTAK; via the coding sequence GTGAAGAGCTTTACTAAAATAGCCCAAGTTGTGGCAATGAGTATACTGTTAACAGGTGGAGCGGCTGTGGCGTTAGCCGCCGGCCAAACAGTCAGTTTGTCGCTGGACCCGCTGGTACAGCCGGAATTGCAGGTTACCGCCTCCGGTTACGGCGGTAAGCTGCTCTTATCCGACAGTCCGGAAATGGTGCCGGCCGACGGCATTACATACCAGGATGTGGTTCAGGGTGATGCCCGTCTGTTTTTTCACCATGTTAATGACACCAAGATAGATAAACGGATCGCCGTGGTATTTAGAAATCAGGGCGATCAGCCGGCTAAAATCACCGTATATCAAAAAGGTATCAGCGGTCCCGGCTATAATTATCTGGATATCGGCAAGGCTGTGCAGACCCAGTATATGAAAGGGTTGGACATTCAGAATCTGACGGTGCCGGCTCACGGTCAGGTCAGCCTGGTGGATACGGTGGTAAAGCCTAATATGCTGTTAAACGGTATGTTTGATTTTACTTCCGACCAGCCGGTGCTGGTCAGCGTGATGATGCTGCCGAAGGATATAAGTATTAAACGCTTCCTTTCCCAGGCCAACGTGCTGCCGCCCGACCAATACCGGCTGCGGGGGACCTTTGATGGCCGGGACCGTCTGTTTATTCCCGGCAAAGTATATGATGCGGCGACTGACGGACCGGTGGTTTTGACGCTGGCCGACAATAAAATTGACCAGTATCTCTGGGGCATTGATGCCACCGACGGCTCACGGGTGCAAAATTACGGAAATTATGGCGTGGTGTATAAGCTGTTTTTGCCGTCGGAACATGCCGACAGGCTTTCGGTGTATCTCAATCCGCGGGGCGGCGAGTATGCCGGGGCGATGGGGATTAAATACCGTCAGGTAACGGAAAGCCCCGTTAATACTCCTGCTGACCGGTTGTCGATCGGCGGTCGCACCGAGGACGGCCAGGCTTCTTACGTGGGAACCTATGACGCGGGGCAGTCGCTGTGGCTGACATTCAGTCCGCCGGGCGCTTCCAATCTGCCGGTTAAACTGCTGATCATACCGGAACAGCAAACCAGTACAGCAAAATAG
- the scfA gene encoding six-cysteine ranthipeptide SCIFF, with the protein MAKHIFTANTASLKNTVHTGGCGECQTSCQSACKTSCTVGNQVCQK; encoded by the coding sequence ATGGCTAAACATATTTTTACCGCGAATACAGCTTCTTTAAAAAATACCGTACATACCGGTGGCTGTGGAGAATGTCAGACTTCCTGCCAGTCCGCTTGCAAAACGTCCTGCACGGTTGGCAATCAGGTCTGCCAGAAATAA
- the scfB gene encoding thioether cross-link-forming SCIFF peptide maturase, translating into MEHNQLIHKFYINGVYVLLDINSGAVHIVDEAVYHILDVFTGDNDEAVIAAYALTYGVEAVREILGELHELIEQGLLFSSELEVPPTFSEKPIVKSLCLHVAHDCNLRCTYCFAGTGDFGHGRSLMPKEIGERAVDFIIEHSGPRRHCEIDFFGGEPLLNMETVRHVVDYVRRREQETGKIFKLTLTTNGVLLRDEIIRYLNDNNISLVLSLDGRREVHDRMRPFAGGQGSFEPVLNNVRRAIESRHGENYFLRGTFTANNLDFAADVLAMADMGFDQLSVEPVVGKDVDYALTEEHLPVLFEQYELLAEEYIRRMLDGKGFNFFHFNMDIHHGPCVAKRLSGCGAGHEYFAVTPDGDLYPCHQFVGREDYLLGNVFDGVQNKELPDQFRQMHVLNKEACRNCWARFYCSGGCHANAQLFHDRIDQPYELGCELQKKRVECALMIQARLAMLKRFDV; encoded by the coding sequence ATGGAACATAATCAATTAATTCATAAATTTTATATCAATGGTGTGTATGTGCTGCTGGATATCAACAGCGGGGCCGTGCATATCGTTGATGAAGCGGTGTATCATATTTTGGATGTGTTTACCGGCGATAACGATGAAGCGGTAATAGCTGCCTATGCGCTCACTTATGGTGTAGAAGCAGTGAGGGAAATCCTGGGTGAATTGCATGAGTTGATCGAACAGGGGCTGTTATTTTCCTCTGAACTGGAGGTACCGCCAACCTTTAGTGAAAAACCGATTGTTAAATCATTGTGCCTTCATGTGGCCCATGACTGCAACCTGCGCTGTACTTACTGTTTTGCCGGCACCGGCGATTTTGGCCACGGCCGCAGTCTGATGCCCAAGGAAATCGGTGAGCGGGCGGTAGACTTTATCATTGAGCACAGCGGGCCGCGCCGTCATTGTGAAATCGACTTTTTTGGCGGTGAGCCGCTGCTGAATATGGAAACGGTCAGGCATGTAGTGGACTATGTCCGCCGCCGCGAACAAGAGACCGGCAAGATTTTCAAGCTTACACTGACTACAAACGGAGTACTCTTGCGGGATGAAATCATCCGGTACCTGAACGACAATAATATCAGCCTGGTGCTGAGTCTGGACGGACGGCGTGAGGTACACGACAGGATGCGACCTTTTGCCGGCGGACAGGGAAGCTTTGAGCCGGTGCTTAACAATGTTCGCCGGGCGATTGAATCCCGCCACGGGGAAAACTATTTCCTGCGGGGAACCTTTACGGCCAATAATCTGGACTTCGCCGCCGATGTGCTGGCTATGGCCGACATGGGCTTTGACCAGTTGTCGGTCGAACCGGTGGTCGGCAAGGATGTCGATTACGCGTTGACCGAGGAGCATCTGCCGGTGCTGTTTGAACAGTATGAACTGCTCGCGGAGGAATATATCCGCCGTATGTTGGACGGTAAGGGTTTTAACTTCTTTCACTTCAACATGGATATCCACCATGGCCCCTGTGTGGCCAAACGGCTCTCCGGCTGCGGCGCCGGTCACGAATACTTCGCGGTAACTCCCGACGGTGATTTGTACCCCTGCCATCAGTTTGTTGGCCGGGAGGATTACCTGCTGGGCAACGTATTTGACGGCGTGCAGAACAAGGAACTGCCGGACCAGTTCCGCCAGATGCATGTGCTGAACAAAGAAGCCTGCCGCAATTGCTGGGCCAGATTTTACTGCAGTGGCGGCTGCCATGCCAATGCGCAGTTGTTTCATGACCGGATTGACCAGCCTTATGAACTGGGCTGCGAGCTGCAAAAAAAACGGGTTGAGTGCGCATTGATGATTCAGGCCAGGCTGGCTATGCTTAAGCGATTTGACGTATAG
- the rpoN gene encoding RNA polymerase factor sigma-54, with product MHLDFGLKLEQSQKLIMTPQLRQAIEILQLSSQDLSTMVEQAILENPMLETEARSPAEQELEDYGQTEKNSDTDTTLSDYFDWAEFFNDGTDPGYSSPGTKEKPSLEFFVANTVSLQEHLELQLHLSLRRLELLAVGRYLIGCIDSNGYLSCTIKEAAQATGMKPPIVEQVLALVQSFDPPGIGARDLRECLTIQLEQRNINYSFQNIATPDNSHLIRRIIEDHLDEVAAGKFKLIAEKTGSTVQAVQQAVDIIRSFDPKPGRAFGGAPASYIVPDVTVEKVNGEYVILLNDDLPHLTISPYYRRAVRDADDTTKKFVENRVNAAVWLIKSIEQRRSTLLRVMEAIIHFQRDFFDQGPQELKTLTMKKVADRLEIHESTVSRATANKYVDTPYGVFSLRSFFTAGVQGSDGDDVASANVKREIKELIGKEDATRPLSDQALADILKEKGITVSRRTVAKYREEMNIAASSKRKRY from the coding sequence ATGCACTTAGATTTTGGACTTAAACTGGAGCAGAGCCAGAAGTTAATTATGACGCCCCAATTAAGGCAAGCGATAGAGATTTTGCAGCTTTCCTCGCAGGATTTATCCACTATGGTTGAGCAGGCCATCCTGGAAAACCCCATGTTAGAAACGGAGGCCCGTTCGCCGGCGGAACAGGAGCTGGAGGACTATGGACAGACCGAGAAAAACTCCGATACGGATACCACCTTGAGCGACTATTTCGACTGGGCGGAGTTTTTTAATGACGGTACCGATCCGGGCTATAGTTCACCGGGGACAAAGGAAAAACCATCGCTCGAATTCTTTGTGGCCAATACCGTTTCGTTGCAGGAGCATTTGGAACTGCAGCTTCATCTGTCACTGCGCCGTCTGGAGTTATTGGCGGTGGGAAGATATTTGATCGGCTGCATTGACAGCAACGGCTATTTAAGCTGCACTATAAAGGAAGCCGCTCAGGCCACCGGCATGAAACCGCCCATTGTGGAGCAGGTGCTGGCATTAGTTCAGAGTTTTGATCCCCCCGGCATCGGAGCGCGCGATTTGCGGGAGTGTCTGACTATTCAGCTGGAACAGCGGAATATTAATTATAGTTTTCAAAATATTGCAACGCCGGACAATAGCCACTTAATACGCCGGATTATTGAAGACCATCTCGACGAGGTGGCAGCCGGCAAGTTTAAGCTGATTGCCGAAAAGACCGGTTCCACCGTGCAGGCAGTGCAGCAGGCCGTTGACATCATCCGTTCGTTCGATCCCAAGCCGGGACGGGCCTTTGGCGGCGCGCCGGCCAGCTATATCGTGCCTGACGTGACGGTGGAGAAGGTGAACGGTGAATATGTCATTTTACTGAACGACGATCTGCCTCATTTGACCATCAGTCCGTATTACCGCCGGGCGGTGCGGGACGCTGACGATACGACCAAGAAGTTCGTCGAGAACCGGGTCAATGCGGCGGTGTGGCTGATTAAGAGCATTGAGCAGCGCCGCAGCACTTTGCTGCGTGTTATGGAAGCGATCATTCATTTTCAACGGGACTTTTTTGACCAGGGACCACAGGAATTAAAGACCTTAACGATGAAAAAGGTGGCCGACCGGCTGGAAATCCATGAGTCTACCGTAAGCCGGGCCACAGCCAACAAATACGTAGATACGCCGTACGGTGTGTTCAGTCTCCGGTCCTTTTTTACCGCCGGTGTGCAAGGTTCGGACGGCGATGATGTGGCCTCGGCCAATGTGAAACGGGAAATCAAGGAACTGATTGGCAAGGAGGACGCGACGCGGCCGCTAAGTGACCAAGCTCTGGCAGATATATTGAAGGAGAAGGGGATTACCGTATCGCGCCGCACGGTAGCCAAATACCGGGAAGAAATGAATATTGCAGCCTCCAGCAAGCGCAAGCGTTACTAA
- a CDS encoding TetR/AcrR family transcriptional regulator: MRSECKGKLIEIATPLFATKGFAGVSVRDVTDAAAMNVSAVSYHFNGKGGLYQAVLEEQFVPIRQALNSAQSEELTSPIERLSFYAEQVFHIHAARPFLVRFMMAEVNNPTDYGREVIEKHLSQVYRFVLAALQEGIDGGSLRSEVDITYAAIAFVGILNFYFISKPLVSKLTPLPSGINSEYAKQALQIYLYGIAHNRPESVPAAVSR; this comes from the coding sequence ATGCGAAGCGAATGCAAAGGTAAATTGATTGAAATAGCTACGCCGCTGTTTGCCACCAAGGGCTTTGCCGGGGTTTCCGTCCGCGACGTAACCGATGCGGCGGCAATGAACGTGTCGGCCGTTTCCTATCATTTTAACGGTAAGGGCGGCCTGTATCAGGCGGTGCTGGAGGAACAGTTTGTTCCCATCCGGCAGGCTCTTAACTCGGCGCAGAGCGAGGAACTGACTTCGCCGATCGAGCGGCTCAGTTTTTATGCCGAGCAGGTCTTTCACATCCACGCTGCACGGCCGTTTTTGGTCCGGTTTATGATGGCTGAAGTAAATAATCCGACTGATTATGGCAGAGAGGTAATTGAAAAACATCTTTCCCAGGTGTACCGGTTTGTGCTGGCTGCGCTGCAGGAGGGAATCGATGGTGGCAGCTTGCGGTCGGAAGTGGATATTACCTATGCTGCTATAGCGTTTGTGGGCATTTTGAATTTCTACTTTATTAGCAAGCCCCTGGTCAGTAAGCTGACTCCCTTGCCATCCGGGATCAACAGCGAGTACGCCAAACAAGCCCTGCAGATTTATCTGTACGGCATTGCTCACAACCGGCCGGAATCCGTGCCGGCTGCCGTGAGTCGTTAA
- a CDS encoding HlyD family secretion protein produces the protein MKISAKMVKVCIVLLILLGGVGTYYYLQRGEVSTDNATIEGRTVVLSPKVQGYVKALHMTDNQLVKAGDVLLEIDPTDYIIKRDRAKAALAAAQAAASASRSQLATTSISAPSSIEGAQAQVASAQAVWDKAYSDRGRMEALFNSGACSRQQLDAAVETEKAARSALDKAQADLRSASTAPNVIDAAKQTSEQLQAQVKQAEVDLAQAESDLANTKIIAPIDGRITKRSVELGNYVQAGQQLSSLVGTELWVVANYKETQLEHMVPGQKVDIRIDAFPDVKLTGTVDSLQAGTGAHFSLFPAENATGNFVKIVQRVPVKITFDNPPDEALHLGPGMSVIPTVHTEGAGPQHG, from the coding sequence ATGAAAATAAGTGCTAAAATGGTAAAAGTTTGCATTGTACTATTGATTTTGCTTGGCGGAGTAGGGACTTATTATTATTTGCAGCGCGGTGAAGTTTCCACCGACAACGCTACCATTGAGGGGCGAACGGTGGTGCTTAGTCCGAAGGTGCAGGGCTATGTGAAAGCGCTCCATATGACGGATAACCAACTGGTTAAAGCCGGTGATGTGTTGCTGGAAATTGATCCCACCGACTATATCATTAAACGGGATCGCGCCAAGGCAGCACTGGCCGCAGCGCAGGCGGCAGCCAGTGCGTCCCGCAGTCAGTTGGCAACGACGTCCATATCGGCGCCATCCTCCATCGAAGGTGCCCAGGCGCAGGTCGCTTCGGCCCAAGCCGTCTGGGATAAAGCTTACAGCGATCGCGGGCGGATGGAAGCGCTGTTTAACAGCGGCGCCTGCTCGCGGCAGCAGCTTGACGCCGCCGTAGAAACGGAAAAGGCCGCCCGCTCGGCTCTGGACAAAGCTCAGGCCGATCTTCGTTCGGCCAGCACGGCTCCCAATGTGATTGATGCTGCTAAGCAAACCAGTGAGCAGCTTCAGGCACAGGTAAAACAGGCTGAAGTCGATTTGGCCCAGGCTGAAAGCGATTTGGCCAATACGAAGATTATCGCGCCCATTGACGGACGCATTACCAAACGCAGTGTGGAACTGGGTAACTATGTCCAGGCCGGACAGCAGCTTTCTTCTTTGGTTGGGACTGAGCTGTGGGTGGTGGCTAACTATAAGGAAACCCAGCTCGAACACATGGTGCCGGGCCAAAAGGTGGATATCCGGATTGATGCTTTCCCCGATGTAAAGCTGACCGGGACAGTGGACAGCCTGCAGGCCGGAACAGGCGCCCATTTCTCCTTGTTCCCGGCGGAAAATGCCACAGGCAACTTTGTTAAAATCGTGCAGCGGGTTCCGGTGAAAATTACCTTTGACAATCCGCCGGACGAGGCGCTACACCTGGGACCGGGTATGTCGGTCATCCCCACCGTGCACACGGAAGGCGCAGGCCCTCAGCATGGCTGA
- a CDS encoding DHA2 family efflux MFS transporter permease subunit, whose product MAEPSVKQHHPLLVSMAVSLAAFMEVLDTTIANVALSQIAGSIGASSDESTWVLTSYLVANGIVLPLSGWLSDLMGRKNFFLVCILGFTLTSFLCGIASSLPMLIVFRLLQGLAGGGLQPTQQAIIKDSFPPEKLGMAFAITGITTVLAPILGPTLGGYITDNFNWRWIFFMNVPVGLLAVSLVKLLVVDPPSARRKKVGSIDYIGLSLVALGLGALQIVLDKGQQEDWFDSSFIIIFACITVVALILAVFWLLQQKKPIVDLRLFSLRSFSMPCLMIFFVGFALYSSSTLLPMLLQSNFGYNATLSGMVISPSGIAVLCMMPFAGRLVNKIKARYLVSFGMLTTAAGLWATSLLTPQTDYTTFVAVRILQMVGLPFLFVPASTLAFSQIPPEKSSNASAIVSLMRNLGGSIGISLVTSMLAHRQQIEQSNLVQHLTSADPAYVQSLASYTRTVENLGVPASQASSSAMGQIYQQLLHQASILAYRDVYQIIVAVLVVLAVIALFMPDTQSRKKAPAVETH is encoded by the coding sequence ATGGCTGAACCGTCAGTAAAACAACACCATCCGCTGCTGGTGTCCATGGCGGTCAGTCTGGCGGCCTTCATGGAGGTTCTGGATACCACCATCGCCAATGTGGCCTTGTCGCAGATTGCTGGTTCCATTGGCGCCAGTTCGGATGAAAGCACCTGGGTGCTCACGTCTTATCTGGTGGCCAACGGTATTGTTTTGCCTCTTTCCGGCTGGTTGTCTGATCTGATGGGGCGTAAGAACTTTTTTCTTGTCTGTATTCTGGGCTTTACCTTGACTTCATTTTTATGCGGCATCGCTTCGTCCTTGCCGATGCTGATTGTTTTCCGCCTGTTGCAGGGCCTGGCCGGGGGTGGCTTGCAGCCGACCCAGCAAGCAATTATTAAGGACAGCTTCCCGCCGGAGAAACTGGGTATGGCCTTTGCCATTACCGGAATTACCACCGTGCTGGCGCCTATCTTGGGACCGACGCTGGGCGGCTACATTACCGACAATTTTAACTGGCGCTGGATTTTCTTTATGAATGTGCCTGTCGGTCTGTTGGCGGTGTCTCTTGTTAAGCTGCTGGTAGTCGATCCACCCAGTGCCCGCCGGAAAAAAGTGGGATCAATTGATTACATTGGTCTCAGTCTGGTTGCTTTGGGACTTGGTGCGTTGCAGATCGTGCTGGACAAGGGACAACAGGAAGACTGGTTTGACAGCTCGTTCATTATCATTTTTGCCTGCATTACCGTTGTTGCCTTGATTTTGGCCGTCTTCTGGCTGCTGCAGCAGAAGAAACCGATTGTCGATTTAAGACTGTTTTCCCTTCGAAGCTTTTCCATGCCCTGTTTAATGATCTTTTTTGTCGGGTTTGCGCTCTATTCTTCGTCGACCTTGCTGCCTATGCTGCTGCAGAGCAATTTTGGCTACAACGCCACTTTGTCCGGCATGGTTATTTCGCCCAGCGGTATTGCCGTCCTGTGCATGATGCCCTTTGCCGGCCGGCTGGTGAACAAGATAAAGGCCCGCTATTTGGTTTCCTTCGGCATGCTGACAACGGCGGCCGGCTTGTGGGCCACCAGTTTGCTTACGCCGCAGACCGATTATACCACTTTCGTTGCCGTCCGTATTTTACAAATGGTCGGGCTGCCGTTTCTCTTCGTGCCGGCCAGCACGCTGGCCTTTTCTCAAATTCCGCCGGAGAAAAGCAGTAATGCCTCGGCCATTGTCTCTCTGATGCGCAATCTGGGCGGCAGTATCGGCATTTCGCTGGTGACAAGCATGCTGGCCCACCGGCAGCAAATCGAGCAGTCCAATTTGGTGCAGCATTTGACCAGTGCCGATCCGGCCTATGTGCAGTCGTTGGCCTCTTATACCCGAACGGTCGAGAATCTTGGCGTGCCTGCTTCGCAAGCATCCAGTTCGGCCATGGGGCAGATTTATCAGCAGCTTCTGCATCAGGCCAGTATTCTGGCGTATCGTGACGTGTACCAAATCATTGTGGCTGTGCTGGTGGTGTTGGCCGTTATCGCGCTATTCATGCCGGACACGCAGTCCCGAAAAAAAGCGCCTGCCGTGGAAACGCATTGA